Within Caldibacillus debilis DSM 16016, the genomic segment TCGTTTTAAATTTTTTCACCCCGTTGTAGTTGACCGTGATCGTGCCGCATCCGATATTGACGTCTTTGCCGACTTCGGCATCCCCGATGTAGGACAGATGGGAAACTTTGCTGTGTTTGCCGATGAAGGATTTTTTCACTTCCACAAAATTTCCGATGCGGACCGCATCATCTACTTTCGTTTCCGGACGAATGTGGGCGAAGGGACCGATTTGGACGGAGGAACCGACTTGGCTGTCGGTGACCAAGGAATGCTTGATCACGGTGGCATCGCCGACTTCGCAATTGACGATTTCCGTATTGGGACCAATTTCACAATCTTCGCCAATTTTCGTCTTTCCCCTGATCACCGTTCCCGGATAGATCACGGTGTCGCGGCCGATTTCCACATCGCAATCGATGTACGTATTCTCCGGATCGATGATGGTGACGCCGTTTTTCATATGCTTTTCATGAATGCGTCTCCGCATGATTTTTTGCGCCTCAGCCAGCGCAACCCGGTCGTTTACGCCGAGAATTTCCGCCGGATCTCCGATCAGGAAGGCGGATACGGGATGCCCTTCCTTCCTTAAGATCGAAAGGACGTCGGGCAAATAATATTCACGCTGGGCATTGTCGTTGGTCACCTTTTCCAGGGCCTGAAACAGGAGGGAATTGTCGAAACAAAAAATGCCCGAACTGATCTCCTGGATTTGTTTTTCCTCTTCGGTGGCGTCCTTCTCTTCCACGATCTTTTCGACCATGCCTTGAGCGTTTCTTACGATCCGCCCGTACCCCTTCGGATCCTCGAGCTTCGCCGTCAAAACGGTGGCTTTCGCCCCCGATTCTTCATGATGATCCATCAAGGCTTTGACCGTTTCCGCTCTCAAGAGCGGCGTATCGCCGCAAACAACGAGGGTCATGCCGGTTTTATCCTCGAGATGGGGTTTTGCTTGCAGTACCGCATGTCCCGTACCGAGTTGCTCCTCTTGAAAAACAAACTCGCATTTTCCGTCCAGTCTTTCTTTCACCTGTTCCGCACCGTGACCGACCACTGTGTAAATCCGGTCAGGTTCGATCCGCAGCATCTCATCGACGACATGTTCGACCATTGCCTTGCCGCAGACGGGATGAAGCACTTTGTACAGCTTCGATTTCATCCTCGTCCCTTGCCCTGCGGCCAATATGATCACAAAACGATTGGACATGATCTCCTCCATCATTAACTTCATTCCATTATGAATAATATCTTAAAAGCCTTTTGATTTCAAGGAACGGATGACCCGGATGGCGGCGAAGGCAAGACGAGGGGCCGGCGGGGCGGGGGAGCGAGACCTTATTTCGCAAACAAAAAAAGAGCCTTACTTTCGTGAAGTAGGCTCCTTGTTGTTTATTTGGTTTTTTATGCACCCGCTTCTTCCAATTGCTGCTCCAGTTCGCCTTGGCGATGGTATTCTGCGAGCACCGCCTCTTGTATTTTGCCTCTGGTAGCAGAATTGATCGGATGGGCGATATCGCGGAATTCCCCATCGGGGGTGCGCTTGCTCGGCATGGCGACAAACAAACCGTTGTTGCCGTCGATCACACGAATGTCGTGGACGACAAATTCGTTATCGAGGGTAATGGAGGCGATCGCCTTCATCCGCCCATCCGTGTTGACACGGCGCAATCTCACATCTGTTACTTCCATTTTGCTCACCACCTTAAAAAATCTTATTTTATTTATTCGATGGGAAGAAGAAAAATCCTTCTTCTCGAGAAAAATTTTTTCCATTTTTTTAAAAATATTTTAACTATAAAGCGCTCTCATCGGTCGTGAAAGCAACTGCCTCGATCTCGATCCGGACATCCTTCGGCAGCCGGGAAACCTCCACGCAGGATCTTGCCGGTTTATGGCCGGAAAAATGTTTTTCATATACTTCGTTCATCTTTTCAAAATCCTGCATGTCCTTCAAAAATACTGTCGTTTTCACGACGTTCGCCAGCGAGGCACCGGCAGCCTCCAATACGGCCCGCAAATTCCGGATCACCTGCTCCGTCTGCTCCCCGATGTCCCCGCTGACGAGCCTGCCGTCGGCAGTGAGGGGGATTTGCCCGGACGTATAGACCATGCCGTTGACCACCACCGCCTGGGAGTAGGGGCCGATCGCCCGGGGAGCCGAATCCGTGGCCACTGTCTTCATCGCACATCACCGTCCTGTCTGAATTGCTGGGAAAGCCGCCCGCAAATGGCCGCATTTTCATTTATTCGCCAAATTGAAAGAAATTTCCTTCTTCCACTTCAATTTTTTTATTTTTTTCATCGATTTTGGTGATCTTGATGACGGACAAATATTGATCGACCAAGCGCTCCTTCACGTTTTCCACTTCCGCCAGCACGCAGATGCCCGCGTAGGTCGCTTGAAACTCCTTCAGCAGGCTGATCATGCCGTTTATGGTCCCCCCGGCCTTCATGAAATCGTCCACGATCAAAACCCGGGACCCTTCTTTTAAACTTTTTTTGGAAAGGACCATCGTTTGGATTCTTTTCGCCGAACCGGACACATAGTTGATGCTGACGGTCGATCCTTCGGTAATTTTGCTGTCCCGCCTGACGATGACGACGGGGACGCTCAAGTAGCGGGCGGTGGCGAAAGCCAGGGGGATGCCCTTCGTCGCCACGGTCATCACGGCGTCGATGTCGGCGCGGCCGAATTTCGCCGCAAACAGTTGGCCCACTTTATCCATGATCTTCGGGTTGCCGACGATGTCGGCCATATATAAATATCCTCCGGGCAAAAGGCGGTCGGGCCGCCCGATCATGGCGAGCAACTCTTTTACAAAAAGCTTTACGTCTTCCTCCTTTACGGATACAAAAAACCTGACGCCGCCGGCCGCTCCCGGAATCGTCATCAAGTCGCCGATCCCTTTTCTGGAAAAAATTTCTTTCACGATGGCCAGGTCTTCGCTGATCGACGATTTGGCCGCCTGGTATCTTTCCGTAAAAAAAGACAAGGGAATGATCTCGCGGGGATGGTTTAACAGATAATGGGTCATGTCGACCAGCCGCTCGCTTCTCTTCCAGCTCATTTGATCACCTTCAACATAAAAACGAATATTCTTTAAAAATTTTATAATAATGTCCGTTTTTTAACAAGATTCCTCAGGCCGCCTTTACTCTTCCAACGGTTGGCCGAGCATGCGAACGGCGTAAACTTGCTTGCAAAAACCCTTTAAGCCGTTGTAGATTCTGTGCATCCGGGATTCGTGCCGGACGAGGGCATAGACCGTCGGGCCGCTCCCGCTCATCAGCACGCCGTCCGCCCCGAACCGTTTCATGTCTTCTTTGATTTGTTTCACTTCCGGATAGTACTTCAAGGTGACCGATTCCAGGACATTGCCCAGATTTTCGCATATGCCCCGGAAATCCTGGCGGTAAATGGCGTCGATCATCGTCTTCGTATCCGGGTGACGGATTTCCCGCAAATCCAATTGATGATAGACAAAGGAAGTGGAAACCCCGATGGAGGGCTTGGCCAAAACGACCCAGCAACTGGGCGGTGCCGGCAGTCTGGTCAGCACTTCCCCCCTGCCCTTGGCCAGCGCCGTCCCCCCGTAAACGCAAAAAGGCACGTCCGAACCGATCCGTGCGCCGATTTCCGCGAGTTCTTCCGTTTTTAAATTCAGCCCCCACAATTTATTCAATCCCCGGAGACAGGCGGCGGCATCGCTGCTCCCGCCGGCCAAACCCGCAGCCACGGGAATATTTTTTTCGATGGTAATTTCCACGCCTTTTTTTATGGAAAACAGGGTCTTTAACTGGTGAGCGGCCTGATAGGCCAAATTCCGTTCGTCGGAGGGAACGTAGCGGTTTAATGCGTTGATGCGGATCACGTCGTCATCCAGCATCTTAAGCCGGATCCGGTCGGCCAAATCGATGGTCGTCATCACCATCTCCAGCTCGTGGTAATCGTCCTCCCGTTTAAACAGCACATCCAGGGTCAAGTTGATTTTAGCCGGTGCTTTGACATGAAGTTCCAATGAATCCACCTACTTTTGCAATGTATGCTCGGTCCTATTTTATCATATTCCGCCGCGGTTCACCCGCTTCATAAGGAAACGGGCCGCAGGGAATTCGGCGATCCAGCGGATTCACATCACGGCAGACAGCGGGCCGCAGGGAGGCGGCCTTCCCGTGCGCCTTGCGGTTCCGGGAAAATGAAAAAGGAAAACCGCGGGAAGATAAACTCCCCGCGGCCGTCACAGTTGATTTTTGCTGAGGAATCGGTTACCGCTTGTTTTTGAGCTGCTGTTCCGCTATCTCAATCGCCCTTTTCACCATGTTTCCTGCGTCGCGGGCGCGGATTCCGCCCCATCCTTCCTTCTGGACAACATCCCAGAAACCCAGCTCCTTTGCAAGCTCTTCCTTCATTTCTTCAGACATGATCCCTCTTCTTCGACCCATCGGCATGGCTCCTTCCTTCAACTGTGACAGGATTAGTTTTCGTCGGTTCAAAAGGACGGATACATGCGTAATTTTGCCAAAACGAAAAAGCAAAAAATAAAAGCAGCAAACGAGACGTCCACTGCCCAAAATTAAACCGATTCTTTTTTGTCGTCGAAAAAGGTGATTTGCACGGTCTTTGTCAAGATGTCCGCGTAACTGTAGGAAACCCGTTCAAAAGCGTTCTCGTCTTGATCCAATTCCACGACAAAAACGGACGGATAGGTTTCCGCCAAAATGCCCGAGCGCTCAATGGTTTTTCTCCGCCCGCCGTTCGCCCGGAGAACCAATCTTTTGCCGAGATTCGAATCCAGATCTTTCTTGATTTCGGCTAACGTTTTAGGCATCTTTTCAACACCTCGCTACTTAACAGTTT encodes:
- the spoVG gene encoding septation regulator SpoVG, encoding MEVTDVRLRRVNTDGRMKAIASITLDNEFVVHDIRVIDGNNGLFVAMPSKRTPDGEFRDIAHPINSATRGKIQEAVLAEYHRQGELEQQLEEAGA
- the glmU gene encoding bifunctional UDP-N-acetylglucosamine diphosphorylase/glucosamine-1-phosphate N-acetyltransferase GlmU, coding for MSNRFVIILAAGQGTRMKSKLYKVLHPVCGKAMVEHVVDEMLRIEPDRIYTVVGHGAEQVKERLDGKCEFVFQEEQLGTGHAVLQAKPHLEDKTGMTLVVCGDTPLLRAETVKALMDHHEESGAKATVLTAKLEDPKGYGRIVRNAQGMVEKIVEEKDATEEEKQIQEISSGIFCFDNSLLFQALEKVTNDNAQREYYLPDVLSILRKEGHPVSAFLIGDPAEILGVNDRVALAEAQKIMRRRIHEKHMKNGVTIIDPENTYIDCDVEIGRDTVIYPGTVIRGKTKIGEDCEIGPNTEIVNCEVGDATVIKHSLVTDSQVGSSVQIGPFAHIRPETKVDDAVRIGNFVEVKKSFIGKHSKVSHLSYIGDAEVGKDVNIGCGTITVNYNGVKKFKTIIEDEAFIGCNSNLVAPVTIGKGAYVAAGSTITKDVPGNALAIARSRQENKENYVEKLKLKN
- a CDS encoding RidA family protein, which translates into the protein MKTVATDSAPRAIGPYSQAVVVNGMVYTSGQIPLTADGRLVSGDIGEQTEQVIRNLRAVLEAAGASLANVVKTTVFLKDMQDFEKMNEVYEKHFSGHKPARSCVEVSRLPKDVRIEIEAVAFTTDESAL
- the ispE gene encoding 4-(cytidine 5'-diphospho)-2-C-methyl-D-erythritol kinase is translated as MELHVKAPAKINLTLDVLFKREDDYHELEMVMTTIDLADRIRLKMLDDDVIRINALNRYVPSDERNLAYQAAHQLKTLFSIKKGVEITIEKNIPVAAGLAGGSSDAAACLRGLNKLWGLNLKTEELAEIGARIGSDVPFCVYGGTALAKGRGEVLTRLPAPPSCWVVLAKPSIGVSTSFVYHQLDLREIRHPDTKTMIDAIYRQDFRGICENLGNVLESVTLKYYPEVKQIKEDMKRFGADGVLMSGSGPTVYALVRHESRMHRIYNGLKGFCKQVYAVRMLGQPLEE
- the purR gene encoding pur operon repressor, with protein sequence MSWKRSERLVDMTHYLLNHPREIIPLSFFTERYQAAKSSISEDLAIVKEIFSRKGIGDLMTIPGAAGGVRFFVSVKEEDVKLFVKELLAMIGRPDRLLPGGYLYMADIVGNPKIMDKVGQLFAAKFGRADIDAVMTVATKGIPLAFATARYLSVPVVIVRRDSKITEGSTVSINYVSGSAKRIQTMVLSKKSLKEGSRVLIVDDFMKAGGTINGMISLLKEFQATYAGICVLAEVENVKERLVDQYLSVIKITKIDEKNKKIEVEEGNFFQFGE
- a CDS encoding small, acid-soluble spore protein, alpha/beta type — encoded protein: MGRRRGIMSEEMKEELAKELGFWDVVQKEGWGGIRARDAGNMVKRAIEIAEQQLKNKR
- the veg gene encoding biofilm formation stimulator Veg, whose product is MPKTLAEIKKDLDSNLGKRLVLRANGGRRKTIERSGILAETYPSVFVVELDQDENAFERVSYSYADILTKTVQITFFDDKKESV